CGTAAAACGCGCGGTGATGATATCGACGCGGCCTGCGGACAGCTGGCGGGCGATGTTATCGACCGTACCAAACGCACTATGCGCAAGCGTATGCAGGGTGAGCCGATCGCCATTAAGGCCGTCTGACACCGAGCCAAAAAGCCGGTAAGGTCACGCGGGCAGGCTATCGCGTGACCACTTATCGCACAGGCGCAGCAATTGCTGCGTAAAGAAGCGTGCAGGGTAAATAATTACGGTGCGTTTCTCTGTGCTTTGAGGCAGTATGTAGCGTTGCAACAACATGTTAGCTGGGGCTTTCTGGCTTATCTGGCGTCACTTAACAGACACCGGATAAAAAGCTGGCTATGGTTAACTAACGTTTCTGATTATCGCCTGCGGTATTATGCCGTCTCAGGCGTTAAAATACGAAAACGGGTAACGGATGACGCGCAGCGCGTGCGTCCGATGAGAATGATTTCGCGGTATGGGCAGACAGGGCAGCGAAACGTTGTCTTATTCCTGCCGGTGCCAGTTCCTAATGAAAACAGTACCAGCAGTTGTAGCTAATGAATACTGAAGCCACTCACGAAGAAAATGCACCACACACCACGGGTGAGCGTCTGCGCCTGGCCCGTGAACAACTGGGACTCAGCCAACAGGTTGTGGCGGAACGTTTATGCCTGAAGGTATCGACTGTTCGCGACATTGAAGAGGACAAAGCGCCTGCCGATCTGGCTTCCACATTCCTGCGCGGCTATATCCGTTCTTATGCGCGTCTGGTGCACGTTCCGGAAGAGGAACTGCTGCCGATGCTCGCCAAACAGGCACCGGTGAGAACCGCTCAGGTCGCGCCGATGCAGACCTACGCGCTTGGCAAAAGCCGTAAAAAACGTGACGGCTGGCTGATGAGTTTCACCTGGCTTGTGCTTTTTGTGGTGGTTGGCCTGACAGGCGCCTGGTGGTGGCAAAACCACAAAGCGCAGCAGGAAGAGATCAGCACCATGGCGGATCAGTCCAGCGCCGAGCTGAGCCAGAACGCAGCCAACAACCCGCAATCCGTTCCTCTGAATACCGATACTACCGCTGACGCATCGCAGGATCAGGCAACGCCGCCTGCCGATCTGCCGTCTGGCGATACGCAAAGCACCGCGTCTAATAACTCACAGCCGACGCCGATGCCGTCGCCGAATACGGCAAGCCAGCAGCCAGTGGTGGTGCCGCCGAGCCAGGCGAACACTGACACCGCGGCGCAGCAGAATACGACGCAGCCGGCACAAAGCCAGCTGCCGGTAGGCCAGGCTTCCACTGCGCCTGCGGCGGACGCCAACGCGCTGGTGATGAATTTCACCGCCGATTGCTGGCTTGAAGTGACTGACGCGACCGGTAAGAAATTATTCAGCGGTCTGCAACGTAAAGATACTAATCTGAATCTGTCCGGTCAGGCGCCGTACCGCCTTAAAATCGGCGCGCCGTCGGCAGTGCAGATTAAGTACCAAGGCAAACCGGTGGATTTGAGCCGTTTTATCAGAACTAACCAGGTTGCACGTCTGACCCTCAATGCCGAACAATCAGTAGCGCAGTAACAGACGGGCAATGAGGGAGATTTGTCATGCATAATGAAGCGCCCATTCAGCGTAGAAAATCGAAACGGATATACGTCGGTAACGTCCCCATCGGCGATGGCGCCCCCATCGCCGTGCAGTCGATGACCAATACCCGCACGACGGATGTCGAGGCGACGGTAAACCAAATCAAAGCGCTGGAACGCGTGGGCGCGGATATCGTTCGCGTCTCGGTGCCGACGATGGATGCCGCCGAGGCGTTTCGTCTCATCAAGCAGCAAGTCAGTGTGCCGCTGGTCGCGGATATTCACTTTGACTACCGCATCGCGCTTAAAGTCGCGGAATACGGTGTCGATTGCCTGCGTATTAACCCCGGCAATATCGGCAATGAAGAGCGCATTCGCACCGTCGTGGATTGCGCGCGCGATAAAAACATTCCGATCCGCATCGGCGTGAACGCCGGATCGCTTGAGAAAGATCTTCAGGAAAAATACGGCGAGCCGACGCCGCAGGCGCTGCTGGAATCCGCCATGCGCCATGTCGATCATCTCGACAGGCTGAACTTCGATCAGTTTAAAGTGAGCGTGAAAGCCTCTGACGTTTTCCTGGCGGTCGAGTCTTACCGCCTGCTGGCGAAACAGATCGATCAGCCTCTGCATCTGGGGATCACCGAGGCGGGTGGCGCCCGTGCTGGCGCGGTGAAATCCGCGATCGGTCTTGGGCTGCTGCTCTCTGAAGGGATCGGCGATACATTGCGTGTTTCGCTCGCGGCCGATCCGGTGGAAGAGATCAAAGTCGGTTTCGACATTCTGAAATCCCTGCGTATTCGTTCGCGCGGCATTAACTTCATCGCCTGCCCGACCTGTTCCCGCCAGGAGTTCGATGTTATCGGCACCGTGAATGCGCTGGAGCAGCGCCTGGAAGATATCATCACGCCGATGGATGTTTCTATCATCGGCTGCGTGGTGAATGGCCCGGGTGAAGCGCTGGTTTCCACACTTGGCGTCACTGGTGGCAACAAGAAAAGCGGCTTCTATGAAGAAGGCGTGCGCAAAGACCGCCTCGATAACGACGACATGATTACGCAACTCGAAGCGCGCATTCGCGCTAAGGCGTCAATGCTCGACGAGAGCCGTCGTATCAGCGTGCAGCAGCTGGAAAAATAACGCAAACGTGGGAAGCGGCGTGCTTCCCGTGTATGATTGAACCCGCGAACCGCCCCAGCCACACCGGAGCGGTCTGTTTCGGGTTCATTTTTTGTATAGAAAAAGAGAATAAACGTGGCAAAAAACATTCAAGCCATCCGCGGCATGAACGATTACCTGCCGGGCGATACCGCCATCTGGCAGCGCATTGAAGGCACTCTCAAGCAGGTGCTCGGCAGCTACGGTTACAGCGAAATCCGTTTGCCGATTGTAGAGCAGACCCCGTTGTTCAAACGCGCTATCGGTGAAGTGACCGACGTGGTTGAAAAAGAGATGTATACCTTTGAGGACCGCAACGGCGACAGCCTGACCCTGCGTCCTGAAGGCACCGCGGGCTGCGTGCGCGCCGGCATCGAACATGGTCTGCTGTACAATCAGGAACAGCGCTTGTGGTACATCGGCCCGATGTTCCGTCACGAACGTCCGCAGAAAGGGCGTTACCGTCAGTTCCATCAGCTGGGTGCCGAAGTTTTTGGCCTGCAAGGCCCGGATATCGACGCCGAACTCATTATGCTGACGGCTCGCTGGTGGCGAGCGCTGGGCATCGCCGAGCACGTGTCGCTGGAGCTGAACTCTATCGGTTCGCTGGAAGCGCGTGCTAACTATCGCGATGCGCTGGTTGCCTTCCTTGAGCAGCACATCGATAAGCTTGATGAAGACTGCAAACGCCGCATGTATTCGAACCCGCTGCGCGTGCTCGACTCCAAAAACCCGGACGTACAGGCGCTGTTAAACGACGCGCCAGCGCTCGGCGATTATCTGGATGAAGAGTCCCGCGAACATTTCGCGGGCCTGTGCGCGTTCCTTGATGATGCCGGTATCGCTTATACGGTCAACCAGCGCCTCGTGCGCGGCCTCGACTACTACAACCGCACCGTGTTTGAGTGGGTGACCACGAGCCTCGGCTCGCAGGGGACGGTGTGCGCGGGCGGTCGTTACGATGGTCTGGTTGAGCAGTTAGGCGGCCGCGCGACTCCGGCAGTGGGCTTCGCGATGGGCCTTGAGCGCCTCGTTTTACTCGTTCAGGCGGTTAATCCGGAATTTACGGCGGATCCTGTTGTCGATATATACCTGATTGCGTCCGGCAACGGCGCGCAGTCGGCGGCAATGCAACTGGCCGAGCGGGTTCGTGACGCGCTGCCGGGCTGCAAGCTGATGACCAACTATGGCGGCGGCAACTTTAAGAAACAGTTCGCGCGTGCGGACAAATGGGGCGCACGCATCGCGCTGGTTCTTGGCGAGGACGAAGTCGCCAACCGTCAGGTTGTGGTGAAAGATTTGCGCTCAGGTGAGCAGCAGGCGCTTGCGCAAAGCGAGCTGGCCGCGCATCTGCAGACGCTGCTGGGCTGATTTCCCGGCGATATATCGTTAAGGAGAAGGACTGCGTGGAAATTTACGAGAACGAAAACGAGCAGCTCGACGCGGTAAAGCGTTTCTTTGCTGAAAATGGCAAAGCGCTGGCGGTGGGTGTGGTATTAGGGATTGGCGCGCTGGTCGGCTGGCGTTTCTGGAACGGTTCGCAGGTCGATTCCGCCCGTGAAGCTTCGCTGCATTATCAGAATGTAATGACTGATGTGCGCGCAGACGATCCGAAAACCCTGAGCGCGGCGCAGCAGTTCGTCGCCCAGAATCAAAACAGCTACGGCGCGCTGGCCGCGCTGGAACTGGCGCAGCGTTATGTGGATAAAAACGATCTCACCAACGCGGCGCAACAGTTACAAAAGGGCCTTGAGAACACGAAGGACGAGAATCTGCGCTCGCTGATTAATCTGCGCCTGGCGCGCATTCAGATCCAGCAGAAACAGGCGGATGCCGCGCTGAAAACCCTGGAAAGCGTCAAAGGCGAAAACTGGTCGGCGATGGTGGCCGATCTGCGTGGCGATGCGCTGCTGAGCAAAGGTGATAAGCAGGGCGCGCGCGATGCCTGGAGCAAAGGGGCGGACGATAAAAATTCTCCGGCGCTTGGCGATATGATGCAGATGAAAATCAATAACTTGTCCATCTGAGAGGGACCCGATGCAATTGCGTAAATTAGTTCTGCCAGCGATGCTTTCCGTCACGCTGTTAAGCGGTTGCTCACTGTTTAGCGGTGAAGAAGACGTGGTGAAAATGTCGCCGCTGCCGACCGTCGAAAACCAGTTCTCGCCGGAAGTGGCGTGGGATACCTCCGTGGGCAGCGGGATTGGCGATTTTTATTCCAACCTGCACCCGGCGTTTCTTGATGGCAACGTCTACGCGGCCGATCGTCGCGGTACGGTGAAAGCCGTGAATTCGCAGGATGGCAAAGAAATCTGGAGCATCGATCTCTCTGAGAAAACCGGCTTCTTCTCCCGTAACCGCCCGGCGCTGCTCTCAGGCGGCCTGACCGCGGTCGGCGCGCACGTTTACGTGGGCAGCGAAAAAGCGCAGGTTTACGCGCTGAATACGTCTGACGGCTCCATCGCCTGGCAGACCAAAGTGGCGGGCGAAGCGCTTTCCCGCCCGGTGGTCAGCGACGGCCTGGTGCTGATTCATACCAGCAACGGTATGCTGCAGGCGCTGAACGAAAGCGACGGTGCGATTAAGTGGACCGTCAACCTGGATATGCCGTCGCTCTCGCTGCGCGGCGAATCTGCACCGGCGTCGGCCTTTGGCGCAGCCATTGTCGGCGGTGATAACGGCCGCGTCAGCGCGGTGCTGATGCAGCGCGGCCAGATGATTTGGCAGCAGCGTATTTCGCAGGCGACAGGTGCGACCGAAATCGATCGTCTGAGCGACGTCGACACAACGCCGGTTGTCGTCAACGGCGTGGTTTACGCATTGGCATATAACGGCAACCTGACCGCGCTGGATCTGCGCTCCGGTCAGATTATGTGGAAACGCGAGCTGGGCTCGGTGAATGATTTCATCGTTGATGGCGGGCGTATCTACCTGGTGGACCAGAGCGATAACGTGCTGGCGCTGAACGTGGAAGGCGGCGTAACGCTCTGGACACAGACGCAGTTGCTGCACCGTAATCTGACCGCGCCGGTGCTCTATAATGGATCGCTGGTGGTCGGCGACAGCGAAGGTTACCTGCACTGGATGGACACCGATAACGGCCGTTTCGTGGCTCAGCAAAAAGTGGACAGCTCCGGCTTCCAGACCGAGCCGGTCGTGGCGGATAACAAGATCCTTATCCAGGCCAAAGACGGTACGCTTTACGCGATTACGCGTTAACAGACAGGCGTAGCACAGCTAAAACGGCTCCTGATTATCGCAGGGGCCGTTTCCTGTTTTCTGAAGCCCGTGGATTTTCTGCGGGTTTAACAATGATTTATCAGTAATGAGGCTTTAAGAATGATACCTGTGGTCGCGCTGGTCGGGCGCCCTAACGTCGGAAAATCCACGTTGTTCAACCGTTTAACCCGCACCCGGGATGCGCTGGTAGCGGATTTCCCGGGGCTGACGCGTGACCGCAAATATGGTCGTGCCGAAGTGGAAGGACGTGAATTTATCTGTATCGATACCGGCGGTATCGACGGCTCGGAAGAGGGCGTGGAAACCCGCATGGCGGAACAGTCGCTGCTGGCGATTGAAGAAGCCGATGTGGTGCTTTTCATGGTGGATGCCCGCGCTGGCCTGATGCCGGCGGATGAGGCCATCGCCAAACATCTGCGCAGCCGCCAGAAACCGACCTTCCTGGTCGCCAACAAAACCGATGGTCTCGATCCGGATCAGGCGGTCTCGGATTTCTACTCGCTTGGCCTGGGTGAAATTCATCCGATTGCGGCTTCTCACGGCCGCGGCGTGACGTCACTGCTGGAGCATGTGCTAGTGCCGTGGATGGACGATGTCGATCCGCCGGAAGAAGTGGATGAAGAAGCCGAATACTGGGCGCAGTTTGAAGCCGAGCAGAACGGTGAACTCGTCGAAGAAGAAGAGGACGATTTCAACCCGCAGGATCTGCCGATTAAACTGGCTATTGTTGGTCGTCCGAACGTAGGTAAGTCCACACTTACCAACCGTATTCTGGGCGAAGACCGCGTTGTGGTCTTTGACATGCCGGGCACTACGCGCGACAGCATCTACATTCCGATGGAGCGTGACGGACGCGAGTTTGTTCTCATCGATACCGCGGGTGTGCGTAAACGCGGCAAAATTACCGATGTGGTAGAGAAATTCTCGGTTATCAAAACGCTGCAGGCGATTGAAGACGCCAACGTGGTGCTGCTGGTTATTGATGCGCGTGAAGGCATTTCCGATCAGGATCTCTCGCTGCTGGGCTTTATTCTCAACAGCGGCCGCTCGCTGGTTATCGTCGTCAACAAGTGGGACGGCCTGAGCCAGGAAGTGAAAGAGGAAGTAAAAGAGACGCTGGATTACCGTCTCGGCTTTATCGACTTCGCCCGCGTACACTTCATCTCCGCGCTGCACGGCAGCGGCGTTGGCAACCTGTTTGAATCGGTACGCGAAGCTTATGACAGCTCCACGCGCCGTGTCAGCACAGCGCTGCTGACCCGCATCATGAAAATGGCGGAAGAAGACCATCAGCCGCCGATGGTACGTGGCCGCCGCGTGAAGCTGAAGTATGCGCATGCGGGCGGTTATAACCCGCCGATTGTGGTGATTCACGGCACTCAGGTGAAAGACCTGCCGGATTCCTACAAGCGTTATCTGATGAACTACTTCCGCAAATCGCTGGATGTGATGGGCACGCCGATTCGCATTCAGTTTAAGGAAGGCGCGAACCCGTTCGCCAACAAGCGCAACACGCTGACGCCAAACCAGCTGCGTAAGCGTAAACGCCTGATTAAGCACATCAAGAAAAGTAAATAACCGAAGCGGGAGTCATCATGACTCCCGCTGTGTTTTTAAGGAGGTCTCACGTGGAATTACGTTGTCCGAACTGTCAGAACGATCTTGAACAAAGCGAGCACGGCGCGCACTGTGCTGTCTGCCATCAGGATTACCAGGTCGAGGCGCGCTGCCCGGAGTGCCATCAGCCGCTGGAAGTACTGAAAGCGTGTGGCGCGGTGGACTATTTCTGCCGTAACGGCCACGGTCTGATTTCCCGTAAACGCGTGGAATTTACGCTGCAGGCGCACTAGTCGCAGATGCAGTCTTCGCCGTTTTTCCACAGCTCGCGTAGCCCTTCCGGCGCGGCGTTTTCCGGCACCAGCAGAACGATGTCGGCGTAGCCCGCCTGATTATGCTGCGTCCAGAGGATCTGGATGCGGAAGTAGCGCTGATCGCCGCGCCCGGGCGAATCGGCCTGTCCGGGCGGGAACGCCTCGGGCAGAGCCTGATGCAGAATATCGATAAGCCGTTGACGCTGCTGTGCGTTTAACTCAGCGACGGCGATGCGCCGCTGACCGGCCAGGCGTGGCATATACGCCACGCCGCCTTCACGCGCCAGCTCCACGACGGCGTCATCCGTCAGATCTGGCAAATCCATCACAACACCCCTGTGGTTTTCCACGCCTGTTCAATCGCCTTCGCCACGCTGTCGCCGGAGCGTTTACGCCCATGCTCGATAGTCAGCTTTGCGAAGCTGGCAAAATCCGCATTTTGCGAGAGTGAGCGGTCACAAACCGTGTCATACCACGCATAACCGGCTTTTTCCCAGGCGTAACCGCCGATGGCTGTCGCTGCGAGATAAAACGCGCGGTTCGGAATGCCGGAGTTAATATGCACGCCGCCGTTATCCTCGCGGGTTTTCACATAGTCTCTCATGTGGCCGGGCTGCGGATCTTTACCGAGCAGCGGGTCGTCATACGCGGTGCCAGGCTCTGACATCGAGCGCAGCCCTTTGCCGTTGATGCCTTCCGCCAGCAGCCCTTCGCCGATGATCCAGTCCGCCTGATCTGCCGTCTGCTGGCGCTGATATTGTTTCACCAGCGAGCCGAAGACGTCAGAAAGCGATTCGTTGAGCGCGCCGGCCTGCTCGAAGTAAATAAGCCCGGCTTCGGTTTCCGTCACGCCGTGGCTAAGCTCATGGCCCACCACGTCAATGGCGATAGTAAAGCGATTAAATATTTCGCCATCGCCGTCGCCAAAGACCATCTGCTGGCCGTTCCAGAAGGCGTTCTGGTATTCCTGTCCGTAATGGACCGTACCGCTGAGCACGAGGCCTTTGTTGTCGAGCGAATCGCGCTTATACGCTTTCCAGAAGAAATCGTGCGTCACGCCCAGATAGTCGTAGGCTTCGTCCACGGCGACGTCGCCGTTGGATGGCGCGCCTTCGCGGCGCACAAGCTCGCCTGGCAGCGTTTCGCGGTTCTGCGCGTCATAGATATCGCGCTCCAGCTTGCCTTTGGCAGAGACGTGCGCGGCAGCGGTCTCTTTGGGCTGATGCGCCATCAGGGTCTGGACGTGGGTGAGAGTCTGGCGCGCTTTCTGCTGCTGTGGCTCTGAGCCATGATCGATAATACGGCGCAGGATGTACGGGGGAATAACGGTTGGATAACGTGACTGGTTCATTAGGGTCTCCTTACACGGCAAGTGCCGTTGAAAAAACCAACACTTGCAGTATAGTTCGCGACCAGCCCGGTGCTCCTGAGGTTTATCCGGTTTTCTTTTTGCGCGTTTTTTTGGCGGGCGTAATCAGGCGGACTTCGCTTTCCACCCAGCCGTCGGCAAGCCGCGTAGTCAGCGTATCGCCGGGCTGCACCTGCTTCGTCGCTTTCAGTACGTTGCCATCCTGTGCCGTGGTGACGCTGTAGCCGCGTGCGAGCGTCGCGAGCGGGCTGACGGCTTCCAGGTGTGTGATGGCGTTGCCGAAGCGCTCACGCGTGTGGCTAAGGCGGGCCGCGACAATCTGCCCGAGGCGATATTCCAGCTGCTGAACGCGGGCCGAGGCGCGATGCAGGCGCGGCAACGGCTGCTGCTGGTTCAGGCGTTGCATCAGGCGGGTCTGACGCTGCGTTGCCTGGCGCATCCGGCTGTCCAGCGCGTTGTCCATACGCTGGCGCAGGCGCATCAACAGCGTTTGCTGGCGGGCAAGACGTAACTGCGGGTGTTGCTGCTCAAGGCGGTGATGCAGGCGCGTAAAGCGCTGCTGGCGGTTAGCCAGCGAGTAATCCATCGCCATTTCCAGACGCTGCTGTAATGCCTGCACCTGACGCAGCAGTTCAAGCTGGTTGCGGCTGACGATCTCGGCGGCGGCAGACGGCGTCGGCGCGCGCAGATCCGCGACGAAATCGGCAATAGTGACGTCGGTTTCATGGCCGACCGCGCTGACGACCGGAATGCGGCTTGCGAAAATCGCCCGCGCGACGCGCTCGTCGTTAAAGCTCCATAAATCTTCCAGCGAGCCGCCGCCGCGCCCGACGATTAACACGTCGCATTCGTCACGCAGGTTGGCAAGCTCAATGGCGCGCACAATCTGTGCAGGCGCGTCGTCGCCCTGTACCGCTGTGGGGTAGATAACCACCGGCAGCGACGGATCGCGACGGCGTAAGACATTCAGCACATCATGCAGCGCCGCGCCGGTTTTCGACGTAATCACGCCCACCTGGCGCGCCGGGGAGGGCAGCGGCTTTTTCAGCGCCGGATCGAATAACCCTTCGGTGGCGAGCTGCTGCTTGAGCTGTTCATAGCGCTGTTGCAACAGGCCTTCACCGGCAGGCTGCATGCTTTCGACGATGATTTGATAGTCGCCGCGCGGCTCGTAGAGGGTGATATTGGCGCGCACCAGTACCTGCTGACCGTGCTGCGGCCGAAACGTCACGCGGCGGTTGCTGTTGCGGAACATCGCACAGCGCACCTGGGCGGTGTCGTCTTTCAGCGTAAAGTACCAGTGACCGGACGCGGGCTGGGTGAAGTTAGAGATTTCGCCGCTGATCCAGACCTGGCCCATCTCCTGCTCAAGCAGCAGACGCACGCTCTGGTTAAGGCGGCTGACGGTAAAAATTGAGGGTGTCTGAGTAAGCGGCATGTGAGCTGGATCAAATTTTAAATCAGCGGGTTATTCAATCGATAGTAACCTGCGCGCAGGCCAGCGCAACCTTTTTTCGCAAAAAAATGTAGAAGCAATCGGTTACGCTCTGTATAATGCCGCGGCAATATTTTATCTGTTCTCATTCACCCCAGGTTGAGATATTGCCCATGCTACGTATCGCTAAAGAAGCACTGACGTTTGACGACGTCCTCCTCGTTCCCGCTCACTCTACCGTTCTGCCGAACACCGCAGATCTCAGCACGCAACTGACCAAAACCATCCGCCTGAACATCCCGATGCTTTCAGCGGCGATGGATACCGTCACGGAAGCGCGTCTGGCGATTGCCCTGGCGCAGGAAGGCGGCATCGGCTTTATCCACAAAAACATGTCTATTGAGCGCCAGGCAGAAGAAGTTCGCCGCGTGAAAAAACATGAATCCGGCGTCGTGACTGACCCGCAGACTGTTCTGCCGACCACCACCCTGCGTGAAGTGAAAGAGCTGACCGAGCGCAACGGCTTTGCAGGCTACCCGGTTGTGACCGAAGAGAACGAACTGGTGGGTATCATCACCGGCCGCGACGTGCGCTTCGTGACCGATCTGAACCAGCCGGTCAGCGTTTACATGACGCCGAAAGCGCGTCTGGTGACCGTTCGCGAAGGCGAATCCCGCGACGTCGTGCTGGCGAAAATGCACGAAAAGCGCGTTGAGAAGGCGCTGGTTGTGGATGAGAGCTTCCACCTGCGCGGCATGATTACCGTAAAAGATTTCCAGAAAGCCGAACGTAAACCGAACGCCTGTAAAGACGAGCAGGGCCGTCTGCGCGTGGGCGCGGCGGTGGGCGCGGGCGCCGGTAACGAAGAGCGTGTTGACGCGCTGGTTGCCGCAGGCGTTGACGTGCTGCTGATTGACTCCTCCCACGGCCACTCCGAAGGCGTGCTGCAGCGCATTCGCGAAACCCGTGCGAAATACCCGGATCTGCAAATCATCGGCGGTAACGTTGCGACGGCCGCAGGCGCGAAAGCCCTGGCGGATGCGGGCGTCAGCGCGGTGAAAGTGGGTATCGGTCCTGGCTCCATCTGTACCACCCGTATCGTCACCGGCGTGGGCGTACCGCAGATCACCGCCGTGGCGGACGCGGTAGAAGCGCTGGAAGGCACCGGCATTCCGGTAATCGCTGACGGCGGCATTCGTTTCTCGGGCGATATCGCCAAAGCGATCGCGGCGGGCGCAAGCGTCGTGATGGTTGGCTCTATGCTGGCTGGTACGGATGAATCCCCGGGTGAAATCGAGCTGTACCAGGGCCGTGCGTATAAATCCTATCGCGGCATGGGCTCGCTCGGCGCGATGTCCAAAGGCTCTTCCGACCGCTACTTCCAGACTGATAACGCCGCTGACAAGCTGGTGCCGGAAGGCATCGAAGGCCGCGTGGCGTATAAAGGCCGTCTGAAAGAGATTATTCACCAACAGATGGGCGGTCTGCGCTCCTGCATGGGGCTGACCGGCTGCGCCACGATCGACGAGCTGCGTACCAAAGCGGAATTCGTGCGCATCAGCGGCGCGGGCATTCAGGAAAGCCACGTTCACGATGTGACCATCACTAAAGAGTCTCCGAACTACCGTATGGGTTCTTAATTTTCTTCGCCCGGCGTTCGCGCCGGGCGTTTACTTTGTATCAGCTACTTTCTGGAAAACGCGTCAATGACGGACAACATTCATAAGCATCGTATCCTTATCCTCGACTTCGGTTCTCAGTACACCCAACTGGTGGCCCGCCGCGTGCGTGAGCTGGGCGTTTACTGTGAACTGTGGGCCTGGGACGTGACGGAAGAGCAAATCCGCGGCTTTAACCCGAACGGGATTATCCTTTCCGGCGGCCCGGAGAGCACCACTGAAGAAAACAGCCCGCGCGCGCCGGAATATGTCTTTAACGCCGGTGTGCCGGTGCTTGGCGTTTGCTACGGTATGCAGACCATGGCGATGCAGCTGGGCGGCCATGTGGAAGGTTCTAACGAGCGTGAATTCGGGTATGCGCAGGTAGAAGTTAAAACCGACAGCGCGCTGGTGCGTGGTATTGAAGATGCGCTGAGCGCCGACGGCAACCCGCTGCTGGATGTCTGGATGAGCCACGGCGATAAAGTGACCGCCATTCCTTCCGATTTCGTGACCGTCGCCAGCACCGAAACCTGTCCGTTCGCGATTATGGCGAACGAAGAAAAACGCTTCTACGGCGTGCAGTTCCACCCGGAAGTGACCCACACCCGCCAGGGCCTGCGTATGCTGGAGCGCTTCGTGCGCGACATCTGCGAGTGCGAAGCGCTGTGGACGCCGGCGAAAATCATCGACGACGCGGTTGAGCGCATTCGTCAGCAGGTGGGCAACGATCGCGTGATCCTGGGCCTCTCGGGCGGTGTGGATTCCTC
The genomic region above belongs to Cronobacter malonaticus LMG 23826 and contains:
- the guaB gene encoding IMP dehydrogenase; this translates as MLRIAKEALTFDDVLLVPAHSTVLPNTADLSTQLTKTIRLNIPMLSAAMDTVTEARLAIALAQEGGIGFIHKNMSIERQAEEVRRVKKHESGVVTDPQTVLPTTTLREVKELTERNGFAGYPVVTEENELVGIITGRDVRFVTDLNQPVSVYMTPKARLVTVREGESRDVVLAKMHEKRVEKALVVDESFHLRGMITVKDFQKAERKPNACKDEQGRLRVGAAVGAGAGNEERVDALVAAGVDVLLIDSSHGHSEGVLQRIRETRAKYPDLQIIGGNVATAAGAKALADAGVSAVKVGIGPGSICTTRIVTGVGVPQITAVADAVEALEGTGIPVIADGGIRFSGDIAKAIAAGASVVMVGSMLAGTDESPGEIELYQGRAYKSYRGMGSLGAMSKGSSDRYFQTDNAADKLVPEGIEGRVAYKGRLKEIIHQQMGGLRSCMGLTGCATIDELRTKAEFVRISGAGIQESHVHDVTITKESPNYRMGS
- the xseA gene encoding exodeoxyribonuclease VII large subunit yields the protein MPLTQTPSIFTVSRLNQSVRLLLEQEMGQVWISGEISNFTQPASGHWYFTLKDDTAQVRCAMFRNSNRRVTFRPQHGQQVLVRANITLYEPRGDYQIIVESMQPAGEGLLQQRYEQLKQQLATEGLFDPALKKPLPSPARQVGVITSKTGAALHDVLNVLRRRDPSLPVVIYPTAVQGDDAPAQIVRAIELANLRDECDVLIVGRGGGSLEDLWSFNDERVARAIFASRIPVVSAVGHETDVTIADFVADLRAPTPSAAAEIVSRNQLELLRQVQALQQRLEMAMDYSLANRQQRFTRLHHRLEQQHPQLRLARQQTLLMRLRQRMDNALDSRMRQATQRQTRLMQRLNQQQPLPRLHRASARVQQLEYRLGQIVAARLSHTRERFGNAITHLEAVSPLATLARGYSVTTAQDGNVLKATKQVQPGDTLTTRLADGWVESEVRLITPAKKTRKKKTG
- a CDS encoding M4 family metallopeptidase, with translation MNQSRYPTVIPPYILRRIIDHGSEPQQQKARQTLTHVQTLMAHQPKETAAAHVSAKGKLERDIYDAQNRETLPGELVRREGAPSNGDVAVDEAYDYLGVTHDFFWKAYKRDSLDNKGLVLSGTVHYGQEYQNAFWNGQQMVFGDGDGEIFNRFTIAIDVVGHELSHGVTETEAGLIYFEQAGALNESLSDVFGSLVKQYQRQQTADQADWIIGEGLLAEGINGKGLRSMSEPGTAYDDPLLGKDPQPGHMRDYVKTREDNGGVHINSGIPNRAFYLAATAIGGYAWEKAGYAWYDTVCDRSLSQNADFASFAKLTIEHGRKRSGDSVAKAIEQAWKTTGVL